One genomic window of Anthonomus grandis grandis chromosome 3, icAntGran1.3, whole genome shotgun sequence includes the following:
- the LOC126734168 gene encoding geranylgeranyl transferase type-1 subunit beta isoform X2, with protein sequence MEAMPRLEFERDLHKKFLNRFLHARIPSYLANLDTNRAVIMFFCVAGLDVLSEIQNIDVECKEQMINWLYSLQVDSEPYSGFQGSSTLNTAENQGIDAPYKWGHIATTYSALLALLILGDDLSKIKKDKIISSLKALQLPDGSFKAAIEGTENDMRFVFCAACISYILNDWSGIDLERMVDFILKSISYDGGIGQGPSLESHCGSTFCALASLALSNNLNRLSISQTRNLKRWLLFRLETGFNGRPNKPTDTCYSFWTGGSLQILNAYQFIESDENPSFVLMTQDKYGGFAKWMTRLRCFTEFLGETQKKLQNLV encoded by the exons ATGGAAGCGATGCCAAGGCTTGAATTTGAAAGAGACCTGCATAAGAAGTTTCTTAACAGGTTTCTGCATGCAAGGATTCCATCATATTTAGCCAATTTAGATACAAATAg GGctgttattatgtttttttgtgtaGCTGGTTTAGATGTACTAAGTGAAATCCAAAATATTGATGTAGAATGTAAAGAACAAATGATTAACTGGCTATATAGCTTGCAAGTAGATTCAG AACCTTACAGTGGTTTTCAAGGCTCTTCAACATTAAATACCGCAGAAAATCAAGGAATTGATGCACCTTATAAATGGGGGCATATAGCCACAACTTATTCGGCCCTACTAGCCTTGTTAATACTGGGGGATGATTTGAGTAAAATAAAGAAGGATAAGATTATTAGCA GTTTAAAAGCCTTGCAATTACCAGATGGCTCTTTTAAAGCAGCCATTGAAGGTACAGAAAATGATATGAGATTCGTTTTTTGTGCAGCTTGtatatcatatattttgaatGATTGGAGTGGTATTGATCTGGAGAGGATGGtagattttatattaaagagCATA tCCTATGATGGAGGTATAGGTCAAGGTCCAAGTCTTGAGAGTCATTGTGGCTCAACTTTCTGTGCCTTAGCCTCTTTAGCattaagcaataatttaaataggcTGTCAATAAGTCAAactagaaatttaaaaagatgGCTGTTGTTTCGTTTAGAAACAG GTTTTAATGGCAGACCAAATAAGCCAACTGATACATGTTACTCATTTTGGACTGGAGGAAGCTTACAAATATTGAATGCATATCAATTTATTGAGTCAGATGAAAATCCCAGTTTTGTTCTAATGACTCAAGATAAATATGGTGGATTTGCTAAATGG ATGACACGGTTGCGGTGTTTCACGGAATTTCTTGGggagacacaaaaaaaactgcagaacTTGGTCTAG
- the LOC126734168 gene encoding geranylgeranyl transferase type-1 subunit beta isoform X1 yields MEAMPRLEFERDLHKKFLNRFLHARIPSYLANLDTNRAVIMFFCVAGLDVLSEIQNIDVECKEQMINWLYSLQVDSEPYSGFQGSSTLNTAENQGIDAPYKWGHIATTYSALLALLILGDDLSKIKKDKIISSLKALQLPDGSFKAAIEGTENDMRFVFCAACISYILNDWSGIDLERMVDFILKSISYDGGIGQGPSLESHCGSTFCALASLALSNNLNRLSISQTRNLKRWLLFRLETGFNGRPNKPTDTCYSFWTGGSLQILNAYQFIESDENPSFVLMTQDKYGGFAKWVNSAADPMHTYFGLAGLSLMGFSDLTEMSPALNCTKRTLERLKTLHAQWT; encoded by the exons ATGGAAGCGATGCCAAGGCTTGAATTTGAAAGAGACCTGCATAAGAAGTTTCTTAACAGGTTTCTGCATGCAAGGATTCCATCATATTTAGCCAATTTAGATACAAATAg GGctgttattatgtttttttgtgtaGCTGGTTTAGATGTACTAAGTGAAATCCAAAATATTGATGTAGAATGTAAAGAACAAATGATTAACTGGCTATATAGCTTGCAAGTAGATTCAG AACCTTACAGTGGTTTTCAAGGCTCTTCAACATTAAATACCGCAGAAAATCAAGGAATTGATGCACCTTATAAATGGGGGCATATAGCCACAACTTATTCGGCCCTACTAGCCTTGTTAATACTGGGGGATGATTTGAGTAAAATAAAGAAGGATAAGATTATTAGCA GTTTAAAAGCCTTGCAATTACCAGATGGCTCTTTTAAAGCAGCCATTGAAGGTACAGAAAATGATATGAGATTCGTTTTTTGTGCAGCTTGtatatcatatattttgaatGATTGGAGTGGTATTGATCTGGAGAGGATGGtagattttatattaaagagCATA tCCTATGATGGAGGTATAGGTCAAGGTCCAAGTCTTGAGAGTCATTGTGGCTCAACTTTCTGTGCCTTAGCCTCTTTAGCattaagcaataatttaaataggcTGTCAATAAGTCAAactagaaatttaaaaagatgGCTGTTGTTTCGTTTAGAAACAG GTTTTAATGGCAGACCAAATAAGCCAACTGATACATGTTACTCATTTTGGACTGGAGGAAGCTTACAAATATTGAATGCATATCAATTTATTGAGTCAGATGAAAATCCCAGTTTTGTTCTAATGACTCAAGATAAATATGGTGGATTTGCTAAATGG GTAAATTCTGCTGCTGACCCGATGCACACCTACTTTGGCTTAGCGGGGTTAAGCCTGATGGGCTTCTCCGACCTGACTGAAATGTCGCCCGCTCTAAACTGCACAAAACGGACGCTCGAACGACTCAAAACTTTGCACGCTCAGTGgacttaa